In one Portunus trituberculatus isolate SZX2019 chromosome 31, ASM1759143v1, whole genome shotgun sequence genomic region, the following are encoded:
- the LOC123511247 gene encoding uncharacterized protein LOC123511247 produces the protein MSSPSPTKLHQREDLLNLSHLDELVKNYKYVFVSSGAIGWRPQISRLSAGTSPVYGASWLSTMSRTPTVVHQLPSLSLTPKVFTRLSKVVALKLVTAVLNCFMYLDTWVVAVPSPKEKTLCLMPSREKGMGAATEATERQCHPSATAIGAEESEKELIIGEHHGTLPGQQCSPPLEKQYRGSSQFDRVREVFHQLNQR, from the exons ATGTCTTCACCATCCCCAACAAAACTTCACCAAAGGGAAGACTTACTCAATCTCAGCCATCTAGACGAGCTTGTAAAAAACTACAAGTACGTCTTTGTCTCCAGTGGGGCAATTGGATGGCGACCCCAGATCTCAAGATTGTCTGCTGGCACGTCCCCTGTCTATGGTGCTTCCTGGCTTTCCACGATGAGTCGGACACCTACAGTAGTTCACcagctcccttccctttctctcaccccaAAG GTTTTCACTAGGCTCTCCAAGGTAGTTGCCTTGAAGTTGGTAACAGCAGTGTTGAATTGCTTCATGTATCTGGATACTTGGGTGGTGGCTGTCCCATCACCAAAGGAGAAAACCCTATGTTTGATGCCATCCCGAGAGAAGGGGATGGGGGCAGCCACTGAGGCCACAGAAAGACAGTGTCATCCTTCAGCCACTGCCATAGGAGCAGAAGAGTCTGAGAAGGAACTAATAATTGGAGAACATCATGGGACCCTACCTGGACAGCAGTGTTCACCACCCTTAGAAAAgcaatacaggggatcctcgcaattcgacAGGGTTAGGGAGGTCTTTCATCAGTTGAATCAGCGTTAA